From Streptomyces chrestomyceticus JCM 4735, one genomic window encodes:
- a CDS encoding (2Fe-2S)-binding protein: MRVKFTVNGREQQADDVWEGESLLYVLRERMGLPGSKNACEQGECGSCTVRLDGVPVCSCLVAAGQAEGREVVTVEGLADFAEQRARRGGCATGACGTAAGTAAGTASSGTASGTSLDAARRRQAKPAGADGRTGEQAGLAPIQQAFIDAGAVQCGFCTPGLLVAADELLERNAQPSDADIREALSGNLCRCTGYEKILDAVRLAAARGDARTTGTGA, encoded by the coding sequence GTGCGCGTGAAGTTCACCGTCAACGGCCGCGAGCAGCAGGCCGACGACGTATGGGAGGGCGAGAGCCTGCTGTACGTGCTGCGCGAGCGGATGGGCCTGCCCGGCTCGAAGAACGCCTGCGAGCAGGGCGAATGCGGCTCCTGCACGGTCCGCCTGGACGGCGTGCCGGTGTGCTCCTGCCTGGTCGCGGCCGGGCAGGCGGAGGGCCGTGAGGTCGTCACCGTCGAGGGGCTGGCCGACTTCGCCGAGCAGCGCGCGCGGCGCGGCGGCTGCGCCACCGGAGCCTGCGGCACGGCGGCAGGCACGGCGGCAGGCACGGCTTCCTCCGGCACGGCGTCCGGTACGAGCCTGGACGCGGCGCGGCGCCGGCAGGCCAAGCCCGCCGGCGCCGACGGCCGGACGGGGGAGCAGGCCGGGCTCGCGCCGATCCAGCAGGCGTTCATCGACGCGGGCGCCGTGCAGTGCGGTTTCTGCACCCCCGGCCTGCTGGTCGCCGCCGACGAGCTGCTGGAGCGCAACGCCCAGCCGTCCGACGCGGACATCCGCGAGGCGCTGTCCGGCAACCTGTGCCGCTGCACGGGCTACGAGAAGATCCTCGACGCGGTCCGGCTCGCCGCCGCCCGCGGCGACGCGCGGACCACCGGAACGGGGGCCTGA
- a CDS encoding FAD binding domain-containing protein, producing MDFLRPASWEEALAAKAEHPTAVPIAGGTDVMVEINFDHRRPAYLLDLNRVDDLREWEVGEETVRLGASVPYTQIMEHLRTELPGLALASHTVASPQIRNRGGVGGNLGTASPAGDAHPALLASGGEVEAESVRGRRMIPIDAFYLGVKRNALEPDELIRAVHLPKADGPQQFSKVGTRNAMVIAVCAFGLALHPRTRTIRTGIGSAAPTPVRAKAAEEFLAAALEEGGHWESGRPVPPSVAKQFAELAAGACNPIDDVRGSAKYRRHAVGIMARRTLGWTWESYRGNERSAQCA from the coding sequence ATGGACTTCCTTCGCCCCGCAAGCTGGGAGGAGGCGCTCGCCGCCAAGGCCGAGCACCCCACCGCTGTGCCGATCGCGGGCGGCACCGACGTGATGGTCGAGATCAACTTCGACCACCGCCGCCCGGCCTACCTGCTCGACCTGAACCGCGTCGACGACCTGCGGGAGTGGGAGGTGGGCGAGGAGACCGTACGGCTGGGCGCGTCCGTGCCGTACACGCAGATCATGGAGCACCTGCGCACCGAGCTGCCCGGCCTGGCGCTGGCCTCGCACACCGTGGCCTCCCCGCAGATCCGCAACCGCGGCGGCGTCGGCGGCAACCTGGGCACCGCCTCCCCGGCCGGCGACGCGCACCCGGCGCTGCTCGCCTCCGGCGGCGAGGTCGAGGCCGAGTCGGTCCGCGGCCGCCGCATGATCCCGATCGACGCGTTCTACCTGGGCGTCAAGCGCAACGCGCTGGAGCCGGACGAGCTGATCCGCGCGGTGCACCTGCCGAAGGCGGACGGCCCGCAGCAGTTCTCCAAGGTCGGCACGCGCAACGCGATGGTCATCGCGGTGTGCGCCTTCGGCCTCGCGCTGCACCCGCGCACCCGGACGATACGCACCGGCATCGGGTCGGCGGCGCCCACCCCCGTACGCGCCAAGGCCGCCGAGGAGTTCCTGGCGGCGGCGCTGGAGGAGGGCGGCCACTGGGAGTCGGGGCGGCCCGTGCCGCCGTCCGTGGCGAAGCAGTTCGCCGAGCTGGCGGCGGGCGCCTGCAACCCGATCGACGACGTGCGCGGCAGCGCGAAGTACCGGCGCCACGCGGTAGGGATCATGGCGCGCCGCACCCTCGGCTGGACCTGGGAGTCCTACCGGGGCAACGAGAGGAGCGCCCAGTGCGCGTGA
- a CDS encoding PucR family transcriptional regulator, translating into MRLRALLDTGTLGLRLLGGEEELDRTVRGVMTTDLRDPSRYLSGGELVLTGLAWRREPADSERFVRILAAAGVAGLAAGEAELGSVPDDLVTACARHRLPLFSVVEAVSFASITEYVVRQVSGERAGDLAAVVDRHRRLMTSGPAGGGPEVVLDLLGSDLDLRAWVLSPTGRQIAGSTLAGSGPELPAEVGARLAGEHLAASRTGRRGPYRLPLGGTTYSLFPIRSTGRDLRETVLSDWLLAVEADAGDWAEERLDLLHGVTQLIAVERDRRDAARTVRRRLAQEVLELVQTGAAPAEIAARLRVAAPVLLPGLGTAPHWQVVVARVEWEGGDVPGGPVAQALLEEVLVDPGTFGPDPSDRIAVAHTGDEAVALVPLPAVPEDGDARDGRAASAAGLQAGALLSVVQEPLTRGLADDGRLTIGVSASVHSAEGLRGALEEARHARRVAAARPGRVCAAGHEELASHVLLLPFVPDDVRRAFTARLLDPLRDYDRRHRAELIPTLEAFLDCDGSWTRCATRLHLHVNTLRYRVGRIEQLTGRDLARLEDKLDFFLALRMS; encoded by the coding sequence ATGCGGCTCCGCGCACTCCTGGACACCGGCACCCTCGGCCTGCGGCTGCTGGGCGGCGAGGAGGAACTGGACCGGACCGTGCGCGGCGTGATGACCACCGACCTGCGCGACCCCAGCCGTTACCTGTCCGGCGGCGAACTGGTGCTCACCGGGCTGGCCTGGCGCCGCGAGCCGGCCGACTCCGAGCGGTTCGTCCGCATCCTGGCCGCGGCCGGGGTCGCCGGACTGGCCGCCGGCGAGGCCGAGCTGGGCTCGGTCCCCGACGACCTGGTGACGGCCTGCGCCCGGCACCGCCTGCCGCTGTTCTCCGTCGTCGAGGCCGTCTCGTTCGCGTCGATCACCGAGTACGTCGTACGGCAGGTTTCCGGCGAGCGGGCAGGCGACCTGGCCGCCGTGGTGGACCGGCACCGCCGCCTGATGACATCCGGGCCGGCCGGCGGCGGCCCCGAGGTCGTCCTGGACCTGCTCGGCTCCGACCTGGACCTGCGCGCCTGGGTGCTGTCCCCCACCGGCCGGCAGATCGCCGGGTCCACGCTGGCCGGATCGGGCCCGGAGCTGCCCGCCGAGGTGGGCGCCCGGCTGGCCGGCGAGCACCTGGCCGCGTCCCGCACCGGCCGCCGCGGCCCCTACCGGCTCCCGCTCGGCGGCACCACGTACTCCCTCTTCCCCATCCGGAGCACCGGCCGGGACCTGCGCGAGACCGTGCTGTCCGACTGGCTGCTGGCCGTCGAGGCGGACGCGGGCGACTGGGCCGAGGAGCGGCTGGACCTGCTGCACGGCGTCACCCAGCTGATCGCCGTCGAACGCGACCGCCGCGACGCGGCCCGTACGGTGCGCAGACGCCTCGCCCAGGAAGTCCTCGAACTGGTGCAGACGGGCGCCGCGCCCGCCGAGATCGCCGCGCGGCTGCGGGTGGCCGCCCCGGTGCTGCTGCCCGGACTGGGCACCGCCCCGCACTGGCAGGTCGTCGTCGCCCGTGTCGAGTGGGAGGGCGGGGACGTGCCCGGCGGGCCGGTCGCCCAGGCGCTCCTGGAAGAGGTGCTGGTCGATCCCGGTACGTTCGGGCCCGACCCGTCCGACCGGATCGCCGTCGCGCACACCGGCGACGAGGCGGTGGCCCTGGTGCCGCTGCCGGCCGTGCCGGAGGACGGCGACGCGCGGGACGGCCGGGCCGCGTCCGCCGCCGGGCTCCAGGCCGGCGCCCTGCTGTCCGTCGTCCAGGAGCCGCTGACCCGCGGGCTGGCCGACGACGGGCGGCTGACCATCGGCGTCAGCGCCTCCGTCCACTCGGCGGAGGGCCTGCGCGGCGCCCTGGAGGAGGCCCGGCACGCCCGCCGGGTCGCCGCCGCCCGCCCCGGCCGGGTCTGCGCGGCGGGCCACGAGGAGCTGGCCTCCCACGTCCTGCTGCTGCCGTTCGTCCCCGACGACGTACGCCGCGCCTTCACGGCCCGCCTCCTGGACCCGCTGCGCGACTACGACCGCCGCCACCGCGCCGAACTGATCCCCACCCTGGAGGCGTTCCTCGACTGCGACGGCTCCTGGACGCGCTGCGCCACCCGTCTCCACCTGCACGTCAACACCCTCCGCTACCGGGTCGGCCGCATCGAGCAGTTGACCGGACGCGATCTGGCGCGCCTGGAGGACAAGCTGGACTTCTTCCTGGCGCTGCGGATGAGCTGA
- a CDS encoding GntR family transcriptional regulator, whose translation MEQGRAEPAPRLRAQVPAQGGSQPVRGEHTGRGVPARHPARTGPGTPDTAYEHDPGVPDPATAFVPVPLSPLTAPPRAVPAGVRGGTAAAPVPAPAAAPRKQPIRHSVRGQVLAALREALISGELRPGEVYSAPALAVRYGVSATPVREAMQTLAGEGAVEVAPNRGFRVAERTHRDLAELAEVRAMLEIPALLRLARALPAERWEELRPLAAAGVAAAARGDRAGYAEADHAFHHALLALTGNRQLLQVADDLHRRTQWPAPGGAPPRTADLLAAASEHTALLDALMAREYAIVERIAREHLASARRPL comes from the coding sequence ATGGAGCAGGGCAGAGCGGAACCGGCGCCGCGGCTACGCGCACAGGTGCCCGCGCAGGGCGGCTCGCAGCCCGTGCGGGGCGAGCACACCGGGCGCGGCGTGCCCGCGCGGCACCCCGCGCGCACCGGCCCCGGCACGCCGGACACCGCGTACGAGCACGACCCCGGCGTGCCCGACCCCGCCACGGCGTTCGTGCCCGTGCCCCTGTCCCCTCTTACGGCTCCCCCCAGGGCGGTGCCCGCCGGCGTACGGGGAGGGACGGCGGCCGCGCCGGTCCCGGCTCCCGCCGCCGCGCCCCGCAAGCAGCCGATACGGCATTCCGTACGCGGCCAGGTGCTCGCCGCCCTCCGCGAAGCCCTGATATCCGGCGAACTGCGCCCCGGCGAGGTCTATTCGGCCCCCGCGCTCGCCGTCCGCTACGGCGTCTCCGCCACGCCCGTCCGGGAGGCCATGCAGACGCTCGCCGGGGAAGGCGCGGTCGAAGTCGCCCCGAACCGCGGCTTCCGCGTCGCCGAACGCACCCACCGCGACCTCGCGGAACTGGCCGAGGTGCGCGCCATGCTGGAGATACCGGCGCTGCTGCGACTGGCCCGGGCGCTGCCGGCCGAACGCTGGGAGGAGCTGCGCCCGCTGGCCGCCGCCGGTGTCGCGGCCGCCGCCCGCGGCGACCGCGCCGGTTACGCGGAGGCCGACCACGCCTTCCACCACGCGCTGCTCGCCCTCACCGGCAACCGCCAGCTCCTCCAGGTCGCCGACGACCTGCACCGCCGTACGCAGTGGCCGGCGCCCGGCGGCGCCCCGCCCCGCACGGCCGACCTGCTCGCCGCCGCCTCCGAGCACACGGCGCTGCTGGACGCCCTGATGGCCCGGGAGTACGCGATCGTCGAGCGGATCGCCCGCGAACACCTGGCATCGGCCCGCCGCCCGCTCTGA
- a CDS encoding (2Fe-2S)-binding protein, whose product MASLLAARPRIEPFAGAYARLTEVFPTLRVTDWESAAPHGAGWMTAAALATDPATLDAFLAWDDAQVVADYGQRARPDVVATFALHRYAWPACLLITIPWFLHRRVPRLPVEAVAHHREQGRMAVRVRSFACLPGDPAAELPGARVVPDEEALRAEVREAVAEHLGPVLDAFRPRMRRGPRALWGMVSDEIAEGLWYLGHLLGEEPRAVAELKRLLPGGTAPYPGGAAFRELTGPDGAALPTRDRASCCMFYTLRPEDTCVTCPRTCDADRISRLTATT is encoded by the coding sequence ATGGCCTCTCTGCTCGCCGCCCGGCCGCGCATCGAGCCCTTCGCCGGCGCGTACGCCCGGCTGACCGAGGTGTTCCCCACTCTGAGGGTGACCGACTGGGAGTCGGCGGCGCCGCACGGCGCGGGCTGGATGACGGCCGCCGCGCTGGCCACCGACCCCGCCACCCTGGACGCCTTCCTGGCCTGGGACGACGCCCAGGTGGTGGCGGACTACGGACAGCGGGCCCGCCCCGACGTCGTCGCCACCTTCGCGCTGCACCGCTACGCCTGGCCCGCCTGTCTGCTGATCACCATCCCCTGGTTCCTGCACCGGCGGGTGCCGCGACTGCCCGTCGAGGCCGTCGCCCACCACCGCGAGCAGGGCCGGATGGCCGTACGGGTGCGCTCGTTCGCGTGCCTGCCCGGCGACCCGGCCGCCGAGCTGCCCGGCGCCCGGGTCGTCCCGGACGAGGAGGCCCTGCGCGCCGAGGTGCGGGAGGCGGTCGCCGAGCACCTCGGGCCGGTCCTGGACGCCTTCCGGCCCCGGATGCGGCGCGGGCCCCGGGCCCTGTGGGGCATGGTGTCGGACGAGATCGCCGAGGGCCTGTGGTACCTGGGGCACCTGCTGGGCGAGGAGCCGCGCGCGGTGGCCGAGCTGAAGCGGCTGCTGCCGGGCGGCACGGCCCCCTACCCGGGCGGCGCCGCCTTCCGGGAGCTGACCGGTCCGGACGGCGCGGCACTGCCCACCCGGGACCGGGCGAGCTGCTGCATGTTCTACACGCTGCGCCCCGAGGACACCTGTGTGACCTGCCCGCGTACGTGCGACGCGGATCGCATCAGCCGCCTCACCGCAACCACCTGA
- a CDS encoding DUF2637 domain-containing protein — protein sequence MRMTDISLNWLAPGVLLLVGILSAVFVVLRGKRSSEAAGSEESWERSEERRRRKEAVYGSASYLLLFCCAAVAAALSFHGLVGFGVTNLNLSGGWEYLVPFGLDGAAMFCSVLAVREASHGDAALGSRLLVWLFAGAAAWFNWVHAPRGFGHDGAPQFFAGMSLSAAVLFDRALKQTRRAALREQGLVPRPLPQIRVVRWLRAPRETFGAWSLMLLEGVRTLDEAVEEVREDRRQKEQNRHRRRERDKLDRARIKAINRQHRHWSRGRGGRQVPLTAGVPTSHGSPAAAQQAGAEPAIAGDPESLPPGALSTGSDPLHPAGSRPALKAVHGPGADPAGTYRRTVDLTAEDDTQALPRLDSLEEKLAQIEKQFG from the coding sequence ATGAGAATGACCGATATATCGCTGAATTGGCTGGCTCCGGGGGTGCTGCTGCTCGTCGGCATCCTCTCCGCCGTGTTCGTGGTCCTGCGCGGCAAGCGCTCGTCCGAGGCGGCGGGGAGCGAGGAGTCCTGGGAGCGCAGCGAGGAACGCAGGCGCCGCAAGGAGGCCGTCTACGGCAGCGCCTCGTACCTGCTGCTGTTCTGCTGCGCCGCGGTGGCGGCGGCCCTCTCCTTCCACGGGCTGGTCGGCTTCGGCGTCACCAACCTCAACCTCTCCGGAGGCTGGGAGTACCTGGTGCCCTTCGGGCTCGACGGCGCGGCGATGTTCTGCTCCGTGCTCGCCGTGCGCGAGGCCAGCCACGGTGACGCGGCGCTCGGCTCGCGCCTGCTCGTCTGGCTGTTCGCCGGGGCCGCCGCCTGGTTCAACTGGGTGCACGCGCCCCGGGGCTTCGGCCACGACGGCGCGCCCCAGTTCTTCGCCGGGATGTCCCTGTCGGCGGCGGTCCTCTTCGACCGGGCGCTCAAGCAGACCCGGCGGGCCGCGCTGCGCGAACAGGGGCTGGTGCCGCGTCCGTTGCCGCAGATCCGCGTCGTACGGTGGCTGCGGGCCCCCCGGGAGACCTTCGGCGCCTGGTCGCTGATGCTGCTGGAAGGCGTGCGGACCCTGGACGAGGCCGTCGAAGAGGTACGCGAGGACCGGCGGCAGAAGGAGCAGAACCGTCACCGCAGGCGGGAGCGGGACAAGCTGGACCGCGCCCGCATCAAGGCGATCAACCGCCAGCACCGGCACTGGAGCCGCGGCCGCGGCGGCCGGCAGGTCCCGCTGACGGCGGGCGTCCCGACGTCCCACGGCTCCCCCGCCGCCGCGCAGCAGGCCGGCGCGGAACCTGCGATAGCCGGCGACCCGGAATCCCTGCCGCCCGGAGCGCTGTCCACGGGGTCCGACCCCCTGCATCCGGCCGGTTCCCGCCCGGCGCTGAAGGCCGTGCACGGCCCCGGCGCCGACCCGGCGGGCACCTACCGGCGGACCGTGGACCTGACCGCCGAGGACGACACCCAGGCACTGCCCCGGCTGGACTCCCTGGAGGAGAAACTGGCCCAGATCGAAAAGCAGTTCGGCTGA
- a CDS encoding ATP-binding protein, translating to MKRQSVRREDRAGSVDGRAGVRNGTRLPGKMERTLRRADLTAVAGVRAELRQLLRQWGESGDADIAELLISELVTNALVHTNGGAVVTATVTDRLRVEVRDFVGRRPRLRPPTTDGTSGRGLMLVHSLADAWGVKAHGVGKCVWFELGGGPA from the coding sequence ATGAAGCGTCAGTCTGTGCGGCGCGAGGACAGAGCCGGATCGGTGGACGGACGCGCCGGCGTCCGTAACGGTACCCGGCTGCCGGGGAAGATGGAGCGCACACTGCGGCGTGCGGATCTGACGGCGGTGGCGGGCGTACGCGCCGAGCTGCGTCAGTTGCTGCGCCAGTGGGGGGAGTCCGGGGACGCCGACATAGCGGAACTGCTCATCAGCGAGCTGGTCACCAACGCTCTCGTGCACACCAACGGGGGCGCCGTCGTGACCGCCACGGTCACCGACCGGCTGCGGGTGGAGGTACGGGACTTCGTGGGGCGGCGGCCCAGGCTGCGCCCGCCGACGACGGACGGCACCTCGGGAAGGGGGCTGATGCTGGTGCACTCCCTCGCGGACGCGTGGGGGGTCAAGGCCCACGGCGTGGGCAAGTGCGTCTGGTTCGAGCTGGGCGGCGGACCGGCCTGA
- a CDS encoding pyruvate dehydrogenase, whose product MAKQTVAGQFVDILVRAGVQRLYGVVGDSLNPVVDAIRRNAAIDWVQVRHEEVAAFAAGAEAQITGRLTACAGSCGPGNLHLINGLFDAHRSMAPVLALASHIPSSEIGTGFFQETHPDRLFTECSHYSEMISTRDQMPRVLQTAVQNAIGLSGVAVVSLPGDIADEEAPERSIETALVTSRPSVRPGDAEIDRLVRMIEDAGKVTLFCGSGTAGAHAEVMEFAERLKAPVGHALRGKEWIQYDNPYDVGMSGLLGYGAAYEATHECDLLILLGTDFPYNAFLPDDVKIVQVDVRPERLGRRSKLDLAVWGDVRETLRCLNPRVTPKKSRKFLDRMLKKHADALEGVVKAYTRKVDKHTPIHPEYVASVLDEEAAEDAVFTVDTGMCNVWAARYISPNGRRRVIGSFTHGSMANALPQAIGAQFTDRRRQVVSMSGDGGFSMLMGDFLTLVQHDLPVKVVLFNNSSLGMVELEMMVAGLPAYGTDNHNPDFAAIARAAGAHGVRVEKPKELRGALRDAFKHKGPALVDIVTDPNALSMPPKISKDMVQGFALSAGKIVLDGGVGRMLQMARSNLRNIPRP is encoded by the coding sequence ATGGCGAAACAGACCGTGGCCGGGCAGTTCGTCGACATTCTGGTGCGCGCCGGGGTGCAGCGGCTCTACGGGGTCGTCGGCGACAGCCTCAACCCCGTCGTCGACGCGATCCGCCGCAACGCCGCGATCGACTGGGTGCAGGTCCGCCACGAGGAGGTCGCCGCCTTCGCGGCGGGCGCCGAGGCGCAGATCACCGGCCGGCTGACGGCCTGCGCGGGCTCCTGCGGCCCCGGCAACCTGCACCTGATCAACGGCCTGTTCGACGCCCACCGCTCGATGGCCCCGGTGCTCGCGCTCGCCTCGCACATCCCGTCCAGCGAGATCGGCACCGGCTTCTTCCAGGAGACCCACCCGGACCGGCTGTTCACCGAGTGCAGCCACTACAGCGAGATGATCTCCACCCGCGACCAGATGCCCCGGGTGCTGCAGACCGCCGTGCAGAACGCCATCGGGCTCAGCGGTGTCGCGGTCGTCTCGCTGCCCGGCGACATCGCCGACGAGGAGGCGCCCGAGCGCTCCATCGAGACCGCGCTGGTCACCTCGCGCCCCTCCGTACGCCCCGGCGACGCGGAGATCGACCGGCTGGTCCGCATGATCGAGGACGCCGGCAAGGTCACGCTGTTCTGCGGCAGCGGTACGGCGGGGGCGCACGCCGAGGTGATGGAGTTCGCCGAGCGGCTCAAGGCCCCGGTGGGCCACGCGCTGCGCGGCAAGGAGTGGATCCAGTACGACAATCCGTACGACGTGGGCATGAGCGGCCTGCTCGGCTACGGCGCGGCCTACGAGGCCACGCACGAGTGCGATCTGCTGATCCTGCTGGGCACGGACTTCCCGTACAACGCCTTCCTGCCGGACGACGTGAAGATCGTGCAGGTCGACGTGCGTCCGGAGCGGCTGGGCCGCCGCTCCAAGCTGGATCTCGCGGTCTGGGGCGACGTACGGGAGACGCTGCGCTGCCTCAACCCGCGTGTCACGCCCAAGAAGAGCCGCAAGTTCCTCGACCGGATGCTCAAAAAGCACGCCGACGCCCTGGAAGGCGTCGTCAAGGCGTACACGCGCAAGGTCGACAAGCACACGCCGATCCACCCCGAGTACGTCGCGTCCGTGCTGGACGAGGAGGCGGCGGAGGACGCGGTCTTCACGGTCGACACGGGGATGTGCAATGTCTGGGCGGCGCGCTACATCAGTCCCAACGGCCGCCGCCGCGTGATCGGTTCCTTCACCCACGGATCGATGGCCAACGCCCTGCCGCAGGCGATCGGCGCGCAGTTCACCGACCGGCGCCGCCAGGTCGTCTCGATGTCCGGCGACGGCGGCTTCTCCATGCTGATGGGCGACTTCCTCACCCTCGTCCAGCACGACCTGCCGGTGAAGGTGGTCCTCTTCAACAACTCCTCGCTCGGCATGGTCGAGCTGGAGATGATGGTCGCCGGCCTGCCCGCGTACGGGACCGACAACCACAACCCGGACTTCGCCGCCATCGCACGGGCCGCCGGGGCGCACGGCGTACGGGTCGAGAAGCCCAAGGAACTGCGCGGCGCGCTGCGCGACGCCTTCAAGCACAAGGGCCCGGCCCTGGTCGACATCGTCACCGACCCCAACGCGCTGTCCATGCCGCCGAAGATCAGCAAGGACATGGTCCAGGGCTTCGCGCTCTCGGCCGGCAAGATCGTGCTGGACGGCGGGGTCGGCCGGATGCTCCAGATGGCCCGCTCCAACCTCCGCAACATCCCGCGCCCCTGA
- a CDS encoding protein phosphatase 2C domain-containing protein, with protein MNPQGDRRHHENSWWRELYEDHGEAARDTGPAPAPDTLDDRVDSAFRAVNRTPGAGPEPMALPAADPAALDDLVPDTELDGAGYGPLTLRAASLRGEAARRRAEPRGDALLTARFGAGQHALILVAVATAAGGDGGAYAYAGAHRAARDVCRWIGGAVGRSYPRLAEDVRTGDRCALKSGLHRLTDRSYGRLRAYAGEHGMEPEQYTAALRCLLLPADPACRTRVFFGVGAGGFLRLRDGAWHDLEPAPPRDDAVAIGDGPDGTGEGPDALGAGPDGVGQPGDGSAGGEARTQEAPGATPPWPLPGDPATDVLREGGRRPSDTRPDLRLPSDTRPDLRAPSDTRPDLRLPSDAGPGPGPGPGLLPPGPAPGGTLPGLPRTPSGQQWRPPYESAPRTWPEPFRFRACVTRPGDTLLLCSAGFAGPLTEAAGFASRLAARWSGGGPPDLASFLADVRLHAEGYGQDRTAVVVWEGRDGAGAKGGAEPE; from the coding sequence CGAGAACTCCTGGTGGCGGGAGTTGTACGAGGACCACGGCGAAGCGGCGCGGGACACCGGCCCCGCGCCGGCCCCGGACACGCTCGACGACCGGGTGGACTCCGCCTTCCGCGCGGTGAACCGCACACCCGGGGCCGGTCCCGAGCCGATGGCCCTGCCCGCCGCGGACCCGGCCGCGCTCGACGACCTCGTACCCGACACGGAACTGGACGGCGCCGGATACGGCCCGCTCACCCTGCGCGCCGCCTCGCTGCGCGGCGAAGCGGCCCGCCGCCGGGCCGAGCCGCGCGGGGACGCCCTGCTCACCGCCCGGTTCGGCGCCGGGCAGCACGCCCTGATCCTGGTCGCCGTGGCCACCGCGGCCGGCGGCGACGGCGGGGCGTACGCGTACGCGGGCGCCCACCGCGCCGCCCGCGACGTCTGCCGCTGGATCGGCGGCGCCGTCGGCCGCAGCTACCCCCGGCTGGCCGAGGACGTCCGTACGGGCGACCGCTGCGCCCTCAAGTCCGGCCTGCACCGCCTCACCGACCGCAGCTACGGCAGGCTCCGCGCGTACGCGGGCGAGCACGGCATGGAACCCGAGCAGTACACGGCGGCGCTGCGCTGCCTGCTGCTGCCCGCCGATCCGGCCTGCCGCACCCGGGTGTTCTTCGGCGTCGGCGCGGGCGGTTTCCTCCGGCTGCGCGACGGCGCCTGGCACGATCTGGAGCCCGCGCCGCCCCGGGACGACGCGGTGGCCATCGGGGACGGCCCGGACGGTACCGGAGAGGGTCCGGACGCCCTCGGGGCCGGCCCGGATGGCGTCGGGCAGCCGGGTGACGGCTCGGCGGGCGGCGAGGCACGTACGCAGGAGGCGCCGGGCGCCACGCCGCCCTGGCCGCTTCCCGGTGACCCCGCCACGGACGTGCTCCGTGAGGGGGGCCGGCGGCCGTCCGACACCCGCCCCGATCTCCGGCTGCCGTCCGACACCCGCCCTGACCTCCGTGCACCCTCCGACACCCGTCCTGACCTGCGCCTGCCCTCGGATGCCGGTCCCGGTCCCGGTCCCGGCCCCGGCCTCCTCCCGCCCGGCCCGGCCCCGGGCGGCACCCTCCCCGGCCTGCCCCGCACGCCGTCCGGGCAGCAGTGGCGTCCGCCGTACGAGTCCGCGCCGCGTACGTGGCCGGAGCCGTTCCGTTTCCGGGCCTGTGTGACCCGGCCCGGCGACACCCTGCTGCTGTGCAGCGCCGGGTTCGCCGGACCGCTCACCGAGGCGGCCGGTTTCGCGAGCCGGCTGGCGGCCCGCTGGTCCGGCGGCGGCCCGCCGGACCTCGCGTCCTTCCTGGCCGACGTCCGGCTGCACGCGGAGGGGTACGGGCAGGACCGTACGGCCGTGGTGGTCTGGGAGGGGCGTGACGGGGCAGGCGCGAAGGGAGGGGCGGAACCGGAGTGA